TGCCGGGCAGCCTCCGGGAAGTCGGCGGCATCCATCGCCCGGTAGCCCAGCCCGGCCAGCCGCTCGAACTCCCGCACGTCACTGCCACCCCCGCCGCTCTTGAGGAGATAGCCGCCCGGCACGGTCAGCAGCACGTCCTTGGCCGTACGGGCATCGGCCGCATCCGGCTCAAGCGCCGCAGTGATCAGCTCCCGCAGCTGCAGAATGTACGTCTGCAGCGTGGGCCGCGCACTACGCGGCGGCCTGCTGCCCCACAACTCCTCACTCAGCATGCCCACCGGCACCATCTGGTCGGCCTGCACCACCAGCAGGGCCAGCACCTGCCGCGGCTTGGGAGCGGTCGGAGCAATCGAAATGCCCTTCTCCCGCACCGCAAGAGTGCCGAGTATGTCGGTGTCCACGCCGTCTCCCCTGTCCGTCCACTGCGGTCTGCCGAACCCCTCGGACCCCATCACCACCCAGGCCCCCAAAACCCCCGACCCAACCCCACACCCGGAACCCGGAACCCGCCCGGCCCACACGCCACCGGCCCCGGCCCCGAACTCCCGGACCACCAGCACCACCAGACCCCGACGCCACCAGACCCGGCCCGCCAGACCCCGATACCGCCGGACCCCGACGCCTCCAGACCCCGACACCGCCGGACCCCGACGCCTCCAGACCCCGACGCCGTAGGGCCCCGATGCCGCCGGGCCCGATGCTGCAGGGCTCCGATGAGACTGCCGGGTCCTGGTCCGCCGGAGGGCCGGCGGCGGTGAACCGCGCCCGCCGTCCGGGATCCACCCGACACACCGAGTAAAAAACAGCATGGACGGTATGTCAATCTCAAACCGGGCGTCTTGTTTTCTCTCCGCCGGTACTCGAGACCCCCTCGAGAGAATCCGGCTTCCAGCACATACGCCGACCAACCGGGCGGGGTTCGGGCTGCCGCGGCGGCCCCGCCAGCGGTTTGACTTCCCTATTGCCGGACCATGCGGTCTGTTTACCTGGGGGTGCGGTCGGTCCCGGCGGCCCGCGGACCGGGCAGGACCGGCCGCCGGCGCGAGGGCGCCGCGAGACCGGGCAGCAGCAGCACCCAGAACTGCTCCACCAGATGAGACGAGGAACGCACACGGTGACGGGAGGCAAACCGCCCGAACCCGGCGACAGAAGCCACCACAGCCACCGCCGCCGCCTCCGGGGACACCCCCCGCGCCAGCTCCCCCGCACCCTGCGCCTCACGCAGCAGCGCATGCACCCACTCACACCACCACTGCCCCGGCCCCTCCGCACTCTTGCGCGAAGGATCACCACCCAGCTCGAACCCCGCCCGCAGCACCGGATCCACCGCCAGAGCCGCCACCAGATCACGGCTGACATCCACCAGCAACTGCAGCCCCCCGCCCCCCGCACCCTCCCGCACCACCAGCCGCTGCACCGACACCGTCGCCGCCGCCTCCACCTCACGCGCCAGAAGATCCTTGCTCGGGAAATGAAAATGCAGCGCCCCGGTACTCACACCCGCCCGCCTGCTGATCACCGGCAGCGACGCAAGGGCATACCCGTCCTCCGCGAACACCTCGGCCGCCGCACACACCAGAGCCCGACGCGTCCGCACCGCCCGCACCTGCCTGACCACCCCACCCTCCTCCCCAACCCACCGCCACCCCCGGACACACCGGGCCCACCACCCCACCCTACCAAACCGCACGCGCGGTATGTTTCCCGGTCCGCACTCCACCAGACCAGACACAACAGCGAAAGACCCGCGCCACCACCCCAGGAAACACCACCACAGACCCGCCCCACCCTCAGCGGCCACACTCAACACCCGCTCGCACCCGACCGGAGCCCCCACCCCACCCAGCCCAGCCCAGAACCAGAACCAGAACCAGGACCGGGACCGGGACCGGGACCGGGACCGGGACCGGGACCGGGACCGGGACCGGGACCGGGACCGGAAAGACCAAAGCCAGGGACAGACACACAAGCACGGCACACGCAGACCAGGACAGAACCAGGCAGGCCCGACAGGCAGACCAGACAGACCGGACGGACCGGACAGGCCAGGCAGACGGGCCAGGCAGACCGGACGGGCCAGAGGCCAGACGGACCAGGCAGCCCCGACAGGCAGACCGGACAGGCAGGCCGGACGGCAAGACCAGGCAGGCCAGGCGGACCGGACGGGCAGACCAGGCGGGCCAGGCGGCATGCAGGACCGGGGAAAACAGGCCGGACGGGCCAGGGAAAACGGGCCGGGATCAGGCCGGGGCACCGACCCCGTCCAGACCAGCCGGCTCCCCCGCCTCCGCAGCCAGCCGCTCACCCTCCGCAGCCACCTCCGCAGCCCGCGCCGGATCAATCACCAGCCTGCCCAGCACCGCCGGCACCGCCACACTCGGCAGCAGATGCTCAAACAGCGCACACACCCGCTCCTCCAGATCCTCCCGCCCCGACAGCGTGTGCGAATACACCTGCACCCCCGTCCACGCCGCCGAGAACACCCACGCACTCTCCGCCACATCCACCTGCGGCAACAACTCCCCCTGCTCCTGCGCCTCCCGCAACACCCTCTCCGTCGCATCCAGCCACGTCCGGATCGTCCACGTCCCGAAAACCGCCCCCATCTCCTGACCCAACGACAACCGCGCCGACGCCGACACCACCGGACGACGCCGCATCCGATACGCCAACGCCAACCCCATATCCACCAGCTCCTGCAACTTACTCACCCGCGGCGCCAGCACAAACCCCGCAAACTGCTCCCCCAACACCCCCTCCGCCAACGCCCGCTTCGACGGAAAATGAAAATACAAAGCCCCCTTCGTCACCCCCGCCCGCGCCAACACCTCACCGATCGTCGCCGCCTCATACCCACGCTCATCAAAAACCGACGCCGCCGCATCCAAAATCAACCGCCGCGTGCGCACCGCACGCTCCTGCCGCACCACAAAACCTCCAAAGACCAACCCACAACCCACCACAACATGTTCCCTGCAACCAACCCAAACAAAACCAGCTAGTCCGTATATTCACAAGACCCGACCCCCCAACCCCCCACCCAACGACCAAAACCCACCCCCACCACCCACCCACCCCCACCACCCCGAACAC
The genomic region above belongs to Streptomyces mirabilis and contains:
- a CDS encoding ScbR family autoregulator-binding transcription factor yields the protein MVRQVRAVRTRRALVCAAAEVFAEDGYALASLPVISRRAGVSTGALHFHFPSKDLLAREVEAAATVSVQRLVVREGAGGGGLQLLVDVSRDLVAALAVDPVLRAGFELGGDPSRKSAEGPGQWWCEWVHALLREAQGAGELARGVSPEAAAVAVVASVAGFGRFASRHRVRSSSHLVEQFWVLLLPGLAAPSRRRPVLPGPRAAGTDRTPR
- a CDS encoding ScbR family autoregulator-binding transcription factor, which produces MVRQERAVRTRRLILDAAASVFDERGYEAATIGEVLARAGVTKGALYFHFPSKRALAEGVLGEQFAGFVLAPRVSKLQELVDMGLALAYRMRRRPVVSASARLSLGQEMGAVFGTWTIRTWLDATERVLREAQEQGELLPQVDVAESAWVFSAAWTGVQVYSHTLSGREDLEERVCALFEHLLPSVAVPAVLGRLVIDPARAAEVAAEGERLAAEAGEPAGLDGVGAPA